A section of the Saccharopolyspora gregorii genome encodes:
- a CDS encoding DHA2 family efflux MFS transporter permease subunit, translating into MVTRRNPAAVERLPDGAALGLALLVGSAFVMVLNETVMAVALPSLVADLRIGIATAQWLSSGFLLTMAVVVPTTGYLLQRCTVRQAFAAAMGLFSAGTALCGGAPGFAPLLAGRVVQASGTAIMVPLLMTSILAIVPTSRRGQVMGTTSIVLAVAPAAGPAAAGIVLSALGWRWMFWLVLPIGLLALGAGLRSLHIANTTSRVRLDVVSVLLAAVAFSTLVYGLTASAATDPSTSDSAGSGPAWPWIVLGAVLVAVFVVRQIRLQRTGRALLDLRACGVRDYSVPLVLSVAGYMALFSAVILLPFYVQVVLGRDSLVAGLVVLPGGVVMGLLGPPVGRAYDRFGVRALVVPASVLLCLSLWAFAALGGDSPVWLVVLLHVLMSVGLALNFTPLVTDALSALPRSLHSHGSAILTTCQQLAAAAGTALFVTVMTLWSARPGQPDEAGVRAAFVVAAALSTLVLAGTALLRSQRPAETPERAADERGTRDRTG; encoded by the coding sequence TTGGTCACCCGGAGGAATCCCGCGGCGGTGGAGCGGTTGCCGGACGGGGCGGCGCTCGGACTGGCGCTGCTGGTCGGCTCGGCGTTCGTGATGGTGCTGAACGAGACCGTGATGGCCGTGGCGCTGCCGTCGCTGGTCGCGGACCTGCGCATCGGCATCGCCACGGCGCAGTGGCTCTCCAGCGGCTTCCTGCTCACCATGGCGGTGGTCGTGCCGACCACCGGGTACCTGCTGCAGCGCTGCACCGTCCGCCAGGCCTTCGCGGCGGCGATGGGCCTGTTCAGCGCCGGGACGGCGCTGTGCGGCGGGGCGCCCGGGTTCGCGCCGCTGCTCGCGGGCCGGGTCGTGCAGGCGTCCGGGACGGCGATCATGGTGCCGCTGCTGATGACGAGCATCCTCGCGATCGTCCCCACCTCGCGCCGCGGCCAGGTGATGGGCACGACGTCGATCGTGCTCGCCGTGGCGCCCGCCGCCGGACCCGCCGCGGCCGGGATCGTGCTGTCCGCGCTGGGCTGGCGGTGGATGTTCTGGCTCGTGCTGCCGATCGGGCTGCTGGCGCTCGGCGCGGGGCTGCGCTCGCTGCACATCGCGAACACCACGTCGCGGGTGCGGCTGGACGTGGTCTCGGTGCTGCTGGCCGCCGTCGCGTTCTCCACGCTCGTGTACGGGCTGACCGCCTCCGCCGCCACCGATCCGTCCACATCGGACTCCGCGGGTTCGGGCCCGGCGTGGCCGTGGATCGTGCTCGGCGCGGTGCTGGTCGCGGTGTTCGTGGTGCGCCAGATCCGGTTGCAGCGCACCGGGCGGGCGCTGCTGGACCTGCGGGCGTGCGGGGTGCGGGACTACTCGGTCCCGCTGGTGCTCAGCGTCGCCGGGTACATGGCGCTGTTCAGCGCGGTGATCCTGCTGCCGTTCTACGTGCAGGTGGTCCTCGGCCGCGATTCGCTCGTCGCGGGACTGGTCGTGCTGCCCGGCGGGGTGGTGATGGGGCTGCTCGGGCCACCGGTGGGGCGCGCCTACGACCGGTTCGGGGTGCGGGCGCTGGTGGTGCCCGCGTCGGTGCTGCTGTGCCTGAGCCTGTGGGCGTTCGCGGCGCTCGGCGGCGACAGCCCGGTCTGGCTGGTGGTGCTGCTGCACGTGCTGATGTCGGTCGGGCTGGCGCTGAACTTCACGCCGCTGGTGACCGATGCGCTCAGCGCACTGCCCCGCTCCCTGCACTCGCACGGCAGCGCCATCCTGACCACCTGCCAGCAGCTCGCCGCGGCCGCGGGGACCGCGCTGTTCGTGACGGTGATGACGCTGTGGTCGGCGCGCCCCGGCCAGCCGGACGAGGCGGGCGTCCGGGCGGCCTTCGTCGTCGCCGCCGCGCTGTCCACGCTGGTCCTCGCGGGCACCGCGCTGCTCCGCTCCCAGCGGCCCGCCGAGACCCCCGAACGCGCCGCCGACGAGCGCGGCACGCGGGACCGCACCGGCTAG
- a CDS encoding TetR/AcrR family transcriptional regulator, translating to MTDTKQRIAGELERSFAENGFAEQGVEALRAEADVSLRTLYKYFPSREAMIVGALEHRDRVYFDWLDGGPESGVDHVLHLLVRLGDWLAEVANTGCLFMNALAEHPDSAPIAAAVREHKDKLADEFRIRLEHVAPDQDTAHLAETLFLLHEGMTQSARLQGRERACAAALRAARAALSAENVR from the coding sequence GTGACCGATACCAAGCAGCGGATCGCGGGCGAGCTGGAGCGCAGCTTCGCGGAGAACGGCTTCGCCGAGCAGGGCGTGGAAGCCCTGCGCGCCGAGGCCGACGTCTCGCTCCGCACCCTGTACAAGTACTTCCCGAGCCGCGAGGCGATGATCGTCGGCGCGCTGGAGCACCGGGACCGGGTGTACTTCGACTGGCTCGACGGCGGGCCGGAGTCCGGCGTCGACCACGTGCTGCACCTGCTGGTCCGGCTCGGCGACTGGCTCGCCGAGGTCGCGAACACCGGTTGCCTGTTCATGAACGCCCTCGCCGAGCACCCGGACAGCGCGCCGATCGCCGCGGCCGTCCGGGAGCACAAGGACAAGCTCGCCGACGAGTTCCGCATCCGCCTGGAGCACGTCGCGCCGGACCAGGACACCGCCCACCTGGCCGAAACCCTGTTCCTGCTGCACGAGGGCATGACGCAGTCGGCCCGGTTGCAGGGACGGGAACGGGCCTGCGCGGCCGCGCTGCGCGCCGCCCGGGCCGCCCTGTCGGCCGAGAACGTCCGCTAG
- a CDS encoding arabinosyltransferase domain-containing protein yields MTATGEERRVPALTKIALLVGGLGVLAALALPFAPVATEHTTVDWPQAGRPVESTTAFFVPYRPEHVRVEVPCSAVRAGLARGTATTVVSSALPGRPTEGFAVSAADGSVLVLVGGEQVHRGPVPAGECGLTLDAGADGSVLRLGAETIDLPGAQVREVFAFATDLDPAAAEGTRVTARTADWFQSTPSAAKIVLIGVAVAAMITSLVLLVVADRRRGGSGSSGGGSDNGSTTDKSTMDRRVAGDAGRPARRSLLLIDLALLVVFAAWLVLGPLSPDDSFTEGIVRNALIIGDFTNYYRWENSSEAPFTLVLNLISPLVALHAPPLLLRVPSVVAGLLTWLLLSRGVLPVVLPAHARHLGTRVLLAVALPVWWLPFDLGVRPEPFVALGTTAVLTCVLRATAGPGGASVLLLGLGALAGGLTVAVNPVGVTAVAPVLLLAPRILRGLRARGEPPWGWCAVGGCLAAVALVAMFADQSWFGVRQATALHRFYGPDVGWFQEIRRYQYLLGFGDYQGGLARRLPVLLTIAVAGCATLLVVRGARRLPGMRLVPLPLGCLGIGSALLWLTPSKWTHYFGALAGFGAIALTAGVVLLGAGAREWSARREVLLVGGVGTVAAIAAACLAFAGTNTYFLHSHFGVPRDELPMRPLNGPLPWVLLVAVLLGCALLPRFGGRDAARRMLARMPAVVATAAAGAGVLVLLVSFAVAPVARAGGHSVGGQLLGELSGGGCGIVDDVVINADAPGGVLARAGGADELTGFTGGGGPAPAGAGRQRWTSLTGGAISTGTLRSGWFAAPRLGPDQRIAVSAAGRTGDGDRLALEFARSTPDGERPLGTRVLDDSGDERDARPIYPADRQIEQRPQVHPGWRTLIAEDVPPGADRVRVVAADGTTDRDGWLAVTGPRVLDVVPLRALLAGRPDVYVDWSMTWVAPCLRDVPRVGGGLAQAPTALLNPPASLGFDGTAAYDRDIGGSFAGVDEVGRRTPIPTEPLGPRDPRYRDWGQVATVTYPIARDAYDTRTTSEIRWGWQGAGFTTGPLSAR; encoded by the coding sequence GTGACCGCCACCGGGGAAGAGCGCCGGGTTCCCGCGCTCACCAAGATCGCCCTGCTCGTCGGGGGGCTCGGCGTGCTCGCCGCGCTCGCGCTCCCGTTCGCGCCGGTCGCCACCGAGCACACCACCGTGGACTGGCCGCAGGCCGGGCGGCCCGTGGAGTCGACCACCGCGTTCTTCGTGCCGTACCGGCCGGAGCACGTGCGGGTCGAGGTCCCGTGCTCGGCGGTGCGGGCCGGGCTCGCGCGCGGGACCGCCACCACGGTGGTGAGCAGCGCGCTGCCCGGCAGGCCCACCGAGGGATTCGCGGTGTCCGCCGCGGACGGATCGGTGCTGGTGCTCGTCGGTGGCGAGCAGGTGCACCGCGGCCCGGTCCCCGCGGGCGAGTGCGGGCTGACCCTCGACGCCGGTGCGGACGGCAGCGTGCTGCGCCTCGGCGCGGAGACGATCGACCTGCCAGGCGCGCAGGTCCGCGAGGTGTTCGCCTTCGCCACCGACCTGGACCCGGCGGCGGCGGAAGGGACGCGGGTGACCGCGCGCACCGCGGACTGGTTCCAGAGCACGCCGAGCGCGGCGAAGATCGTGCTGATCGGGGTGGCGGTCGCGGCGATGATCACGTCTTTGGTACTGCTCGTGGTGGCGGATCGGCGGCGCGGCGGATCCGGTTCGTCCGGCGGCGGATCGGACAATGGTTCCACAACGGATAAGTCCACTATGGACAGACGGGTGGCGGGTGACGCCGGACGCCCGGCGCGCCGGTCGCTCCTGCTCATCGACCTCGCCCTGCTCGTGGTCTTCGCGGCCTGGCTGGTGCTCGGCCCGCTCAGCCCCGACGACTCGTTCACCGAAGGCATCGTGCGCAACGCGCTGATCATCGGCGACTTCACCAACTACTACCGGTGGGAGAACTCCTCCGAAGCGCCGTTCACCCTGGTGCTGAACCTGATCAGCCCGTTGGTGGCGCTGCACGCCCCGCCGCTGCTGCTGCGGGTGCCGAGCGTGGTCGCCGGGCTGCTCACCTGGCTGCTGCTCAGCCGCGGCGTGCTCCCGGTGGTGCTGCCCGCGCACGCGCGGCACCTCGGCACCCGGGTGCTGCTGGCGGTGGCGCTGCCGGTGTGGTGGCTGCCGTTCGACCTCGGGGTGCGGCCGGAACCGTTCGTCGCGCTGGGCACCACCGCGGTGCTGACCTGCGTGCTGCGCGCCACCGCCGGGCCGGGCGGGGCGAGCGTGCTGCTGCTCGGGCTCGGCGCGCTGGCCGGCGGGCTCACCGTCGCCGTCAACCCGGTGGGGGTGACCGCGGTGGCACCGGTGCTGCTGCTGGCGCCGCGGATCCTGCGCGGGCTGCGGGCGCGCGGCGAGCCGCCGTGGGGCTGGTGCGCGGTGGGTGGCTGCCTCGCCGCGGTGGCGCTGGTGGCGATGTTCGCCGACCAGTCGTGGTTCGGGGTGCGGCAGGCGACCGCGCTGCACCGGTTCTACGGGCCGGACGTCGGCTGGTTCCAGGAGATCCGCCGGTACCAGTACCTGCTGGGCTTCGGCGACTACCAGGGCGGGCTGGCGCGGCGGCTGCCGGTGCTGCTCACGATCGCCGTGGCGGGCTGCGCCACGCTGCTGGTGGTGCGCGGGGCCCGCCGGTTGCCGGGGATGCGGCTGGTGCCGCTGCCGCTGGGCTGCCTCGGCATCGGGTCGGCGCTGCTGTGGCTGACGCCGTCGAAGTGGACGCACTACTTCGGCGCCCTCGCCGGTTTCGGCGCGATCGCGCTCACCGCGGGAGTCGTGCTGCTCGGCGCGGGCGCGCGGGAGTGGTCGGCGCGGCGGGAGGTCCTGCTGGTCGGCGGGGTCGGCACCGTCGCCGCGATCGCGGCCGCGTGCCTGGCGTTCGCAGGCACCAACACCTACTTCCTGCACTCGCACTTCGGGGTGCCGCGCGACGAGCTGCCGATGCGGCCGTTGAACGGTCCGCTGCCGTGGGTGCTGCTGGTCGCCGTGCTGCTGGGGTGCGCGCTGCTGCCGCGCTTCGGCGGCCGGGACGCGGCGCGCCGGATGCTCGCCCGGATGCCCGCGGTGGTGGCGACCGCGGCGGCCGGGGCCGGCGTGCTGGTGCTGCTCGTGTCGTTCGCGGTGGCGCCGGTCGCGCGCGCGGGCGGCCACTCGGTCGGCGGGCAGCTGCTGGGCGAGCTGTCCGGGGGCGGCTGCGGCATCGTCGACGACGTCGTGATCAACGCGGATGCGCCGGGTGGCGTGCTGGCGCGCGCGGGCGGAGCCGACGAGCTCACCGGCTTCACCGGCGGTGGCGGCCCCGCGCCCGCGGGTGCGGGACGGCAGCGGTGGACCAGCCTGACCGGCGGGGCGATCAGCACCGGGACGCTGCGCAGCGGGTGGTTCGCCGCCCCGCGGCTCGGCCCGGACCAGCGGATCGCGGTGTCCGCGGCCGGGCGCACCGGGGACGGCGACCGGCTCGCCCTGGAGTTCGCCCGCTCCACCCCCGACGGCGAGCGGCCGCTCGGCACCCGCGTCCTCGACGACTCCGGCGACGAGCGGGACGCGCGCCCGATCTACCCGGCGGACCGGCAGATCGAGCAGCGTCCGCAGGTGCACCCCGGCTGGCGGACGCTCATCGCCGAGGACGTGCCGCCCGGCGCCGACCGGGTCCGCGTCGTCGCCGCGGACGGCACCACCGACCGGGACGGCTGGCTCGCCGTGACCGGGCCGCGCGTGCTGGACGTGGTCCCGCTGCGCGCCCTGCTCGCCGGCCGCCCGGACGTGTACGTGGACTGGTCGATGACCTGGGTGGCGCCGTGCCTGCGGGACGTGCCGCGCGTCGGCGGCGGGCTCGCGCAGGCGCCGACCGCGTTGCTGAACCCCCCGGCGTCGCTCGGTTTCGACGGGACCGCCGCGTACGACCGGGACATCGGCGGCAGCTTCGCCGGGGTGGACGAGGTCGGCCGCCGCACCCCGATCCCCACCGAACCGCTCGGGCCGCGCGATCCGCGCTACCGGGACTGGGGGCAGGTCGCCACGGTCACCTACCCGATCGCCCGGGACGCCTACGACACCCGCACCACCTCGGAGATCCGTTGGGGTTGGCAGGGCGCGGGGTTCACCACCGGACCGCTCAGCGCGCGGTGA